From the Solanum stenotomum isolate F172 chromosome 4, ASM1918654v1, whole genome shotgun sequence genome, one window contains:
- the LOC125862340 gene encoding uncharacterized protein LOC125862340 produces the protein MAGKTVKSVAKAVGEYQYPWQEKLVKYKDELSKGVSGYWELGAWKPLGISARHRARLRKKVVLAGQDCPYDPARKEMRTKQKGHKCDRISAEKGAKTAELMQKMPEMLADYRKRKWERKMKAEEDVARKSLQE, from the coding sequence ATGGCTGGAAAAACTGTAAAATCTGTAGCAAAAGCAGTTGGGGAATATCAATATCCATGGCAAGAAAAGTTGGTAAAATACAAGGATGAGCTTTCAAAGGGAGTTTCGGGTTACTGGGAGCTTGGAGCCTGGAAACCTCTTGGGATTAGTGCTCGCCATCGAGCTCGTCTCCGCAAGAAAGTTGTTCTTGCTGGACAAGATTGTCCATACGATCCAGCGAGAAAGGAAATGAGAACAAAGCAGAAAGGGCACAAGTGTGACAGAATATCAGCAGAAAAAGGGGCAAAGACAGCTGAACTGATGCAAAAAATGCCTGAAATGTTGGCTGATTATAGGAAGAGAAAGTgggaaaggaaaatgaaagcaGAAGAAGATGTTGCCAGAAAATCACTGCAGGAATAG